The proteins below come from a single Pedobacter sp. MC2016-14 genomic window:
- a CDS encoding TonB-dependent receptor — MMMNFYKTAIYQQTGKRYLMLLLGFFILNNSFGLFAAHAQQQISGVVTAADDKSTLPGVYVTQKGTKNSTSTDANGAFKITVPAGAVLEFRMIGYLNQEVKIDSRTSYSVSLAVDVKALNEVLVVGYGSKNKSTFTGSAVTLNAEDLNKSSLSVANLLQGRAAGVQVSQNNGTPGAALSIRVRGTNSLNADSEPLYVIDGFPTNSGVGFTLNPDDIASMTILKDAASTSIYGARGANGVIMITTKSGANKASKLNVNSSFGLQNVIDRYDLVGPYDHALRLNRIAALDGNQPPYGTGRLDSLQRGLLGTDWQDEVFRLAQVENHSINFIGGSDKTSVYSSFDYLNQEGVIVHSNFRRIGARVNADHRINDKFKMTARVFGNYGVQNDLPLAPSSINGFLKQVIKANPASTYDSGVAPSLDAQNPLHFVQATDRENLNYRTNGYFSLQYEPIKNLKLQSDFGADINNTKNSYFAPSTVPLASASKGIATVTQIAEHDLIFNPTATYSIKSKKHNATVLLGYNHQFTSYSEEGITATNFSSDDLGYNNLATAQDFGAYSGKNRIIRKGWFGRVDYDFNDKYIFSGTYRIDGSSVFGANNKLGYFPSAAFAWRFNQEDFIQDLGIFSTGKARLSYGITGNDRIQSGISLATFSSNNAFRYTFDGLTSVVGTGVTRLSNANLKWEETAALDIGLELGFFTNRIIIEADYYNKQTNDLLLDRTIPTSLGFTTRFGNSGKVQNRGFELSLQTQNIVKGDFKWNSTITFASNKSEVLEMGGTNADIFVGNFSPDGAAGFASPFIIRKGEPLGAIYGYVYDGIIQVGDPVLTSTHRNAAPGDPKFVDLNGDGILNADDRQVLGTGIPKLTYGFTNNITYKNFNLDIVIQGQSGGKLFNAQKVDMLNPLTQGNVFNEVITDTWSTQNTSGTIPRRGFYGITHGSFVNSRFVESSDFVRLRNVTLSYNLPFNALKKIGIFNLNVFVNAQNLFTISNYSGLDPEVGNLATNTAQNRNVARGIDFNSYPVSRMYTLGTKITF; from the coding sequence TTATTCTGAACAATTCTTTTGGCTTATTTGCCGCGCATGCGCAACAGCAAATAAGCGGAGTTGTAACAGCTGCTGACGATAAAAGTACGTTGCCAGGCGTATATGTTACCCAGAAGGGTACAAAAAACAGTACCTCTACTGATGCTAACGGTGCCTTCAAAATTACAGTTCCAGCGGGTGCGGTATTGGAGTTTAGAATGATTGGCTATCTGAATCAGGAAGTTAAAATAGACAGCAGGACTAGTTATAGTGTAAGTCTTGCTGTAGATGTGAAGGCTTTAAATGAGGTACTGGTTGTAGGGTATGGAAGCAAAAATAAGAGCACTTTTACAGGTTCGGCCGTTACTTTAAACGCAGAAGATCTAAATAAATCTTCACTTTCTGTAGCTAACCTTTTGCAAGGTAGGGCTGCCGGTGTTCAGGTAAGTCAAAATAATGGTACGCCAGGTGCTGCTTTATCTATACGTGTTCGGGGAACAAACTCTTTAAATGCAGATAGTGAACCTTTGTATGTAATAGATGGTTTCCCAACTAACTCGGGTGTTGGTTTTACACTTAATCCAGATGATATTGCCTCCATGACCATCTTAAAAGATGCAGCTTCTACCTCTATTTATGGAGCCAGGGGCGCAAATGGGGTAATTATGATCACCACCAAAAGTGGCGCTAATAAAGCGAGTAAATTAAATGTAAACAGCTCTTTCGGTCTTCAAAATGTAATAGATCGTTATGATTTGGTAGGGCCTTACGATCATGCCTTAAGGCTAAACAGAATTGCTGCGTTGGATGGAAACCAGCCTCCTTATGGAACCGGACGTTTAGACTCTTTGCAAAGAGGATTATTGGGGACAGATTGGCAGGATGAGGTTTTTAGACTGGCACAGGTAGAAAATCATTCCATCAATTTTATTGGAGGATCGGATAAAACCTCAGTTTATTCTAGTTTTGATTATTTGAATCAGGAAGGGGTGATTGTACATTCTAATTTTAGGAGAATAGGAGCCAGGGTTAACGCCGATCATAGAATAAATGATAAGTTTAAAATGACGGCCAGGGTGTTTGGTAACTATGGTGTTCAAAATGATCTTCCCCTGGCACCATCTTCTATTAATGGTTTTCTTAAACAGGTGATAAAAGCGAATCCTGCCTCTACTTACGATTCTGGAGTTGCGCCAAGTCTTGATGCGCAAAATCCTTTACATTTTGTACAGGCTACGGATAGAGAGAACCTAAATTACCGTACCAATGGTTATTTCTCTCTACAATATGAACCCATAAAAAATCTGAAACTGCAATCAGATTTTGGTGCCGATATCAACAATACTAAAAATTCTTATTTCGCTCCTTCTACAGTGCCTCTTGCCTCTGCCAGTAAAGGTATTGCAACGGTAACTCAAATAGCAGAGCACGATCTTATTTTTAACCCTACTGCTACCTACAGCATAAAAAGTAAGAAACACAATGCTACAGTATTATTGGGCTATAATCATCAATTTACCAGCTATTCTGAAGAAGGTATAACCGCTACAAATTTTAGTAGTGATGATTTGGGTTATAACAATTTAGCCACTGCGCAGGATTTTGGCGCCTATTCCGGAAAAAACAGAATTATCAGAAAAGGTTGGTTTGGTAGAGTAGACTACGATTTTAACGATAAATACATTTTTAGTGGTACCTATAGGATTGATGGTTCCTCTGTTTTTGGAGCAAACAATAAATTAGGTTATTTCCCTTCTGCAGCTTTTGCATGGCGTTTTAATCAGGAAGATTTTATTCAGGATTTAGGCATTTTCTCTACTGGTAAGGCAAGACTTAGTTATGGTATAACAGGAAATGACCGTATACAATCGGGTATTTCTTTAGCTACTTTTTCGAGTAATAATGCGTTCAGGTATACTTTTGATGGGTTAACCAGTGTAGTTGGAACAGGTGTTACCAGGCTTTCAAATGCCAATTTGAAATGGGAAGAAACAGCTGCCCTGGACATAGGTTTGGAATTAGGTTTCTTCACCAATCGTATCATTATAGAAGCAGACTATTATAACAAGCAAACCAACGACCTTTTATTAGACAGAACTATCCCTACATCTCTTGGTTTTACGACAAGATTTGGCAACAGTGGGAAAGTACAGAACAGAGGGTTTGAACTTTCTTTACAGACCCAGAATATCGTAAAGGGTGATTTTAAATGGAATAGCACGATTACTTTTGCGTCAAACAAAAGTGAAGTATTAGAAATGGGAGGAACCAATGCTGATATTTTTGTAGGAAATTTTAGTCCAGATGGGGCTGCCGGTTTTGCAAGTCCGTTTATTATCAGAAAGGGAGAACCTCTGGGCGCTATTTATGGATATGTTTACGACGGTATCATTCAGGTAGGCGATCCTGTGTTAACCAGTACACATCGAAACGCAGCTCCTGGAGATCCTAAATTCGTAGATCTTAACGGAGATGGCATTCTAAACGCAGATGACAGACAAGTTTTAGGTACAGGTATTCCAAAATTAACCTACGGTTTTACAAATAATATCACGTACAAGAATTTTAATCTGGATATTGTTATTCAAGGCCAAAGTGGAGGGAAGTTATTTAATGCCCAAAAAGTAGATATGTTAAACCCACTTACCCAGGGTAACGTGTTTAATGAGGTGATCACTGATACATGGAGTACGCAAAATACATCAGGAACAATTCCCAGGAGAGGTTTTTATGGGATTACACATGGCAGTTTTGTAAATTCCAGGTTTGTAGAAAGTTCAGATTTTGTACGGTTGAGGAATGTTACCTTGAGCTACAATTTGCCGTTTAACGCACTAAAAAAAATCGGTATCTTTAATCTTAACGTCTTTGTTAATGCTCAGAATCTGTTTACAATATCTAATTATTCTGGTTTAGATCCCGAAGTTGGAAACCTGGCCACTAATACGGCACAAAATAGAAATGTTGCGCGGGGCATAGATTTTAATTCATATCCGGTAAGCAGAATGTACACATTAGGAACCAAAATAACTTTTTAA